Part of the Etheostoma cragini isolate CJK2018 chromosome 8, CSU_Ecrag_1.0, whole genome shotgun sequence genome, TTTACTGCCAACTGTGTTCTCTTTATTAATTACAGGTATCCAAATATAGCATGTGAGTTGTTGACATGTGATGTGGGAGTGATCAATGATAAGCTGGGTAATGAGGAGCCTCTGCTGGAAACTCTTTATGCCTTCCTGGAGCAACCATCCCCACTTAACCCCCTCCTGGCATCTTTCTTCAGCAAGACAATTGGGAACCTCATCACACGGAAGACTGAGCAGGTAACATACAGACTCACGCACATTTGCACACAGCTAAATCAAAGGGCATACTCTGAGATGATTGATGCTATGTTATTGTGTTGTCGTGATTTAATTAATGAAGTCCGAGTTGTGCTCTAAGCAAGATAATCGAAACTGCTCACACTGGGAAGAACAACTTTACAGCCAAGATAGCTGTAAAGTTTCATTTCTCTTCAGCTGGTTGGTCCAGAACAACATATCTTGAAAACTGTTCTGAAAGCTGTGCCATTCTGAATGGATATTTATGTTCCAGATTCCAGTGTCCTTCATAACCTTGACCATCAATTTGGTCCATGTACATTTTGCATAAACAACATCCCACTTACTCACAATAATCTTTTTTCTGTCCAAGAAATAATCCAATGACAACTGTTGACAGCTAGGTTCCTGTCCATGTCCTTTTCTTAATTTATATCTGGAAAcgtattttcagttttgtatCATGTTTGTGTCATGGTGTTTCCTCTGCTctctgttgtgttcaggtgaTTAGTTTTCTGCGACAGAAGGATGGCTTCCTTTCCTTGGTCCTGAAGCATATTGATACATCAGCCATGATGGATGTGCTCCTAAGACTTATTAGCTGTGTGGAGCCACCCCCTCTTCGGCTTGAGACACTTATTGTATGAAACAAATGGACCCACATTCATACTTTTACATAACACAAACTGATATTGTTTGCAGTAATAATGTGCATTTTCTCAACAGTGGCTGAATGAAGAGAAGCTGGCCCAGAGACTTGTAGAGCTCATTCACCctgagagagatgaagaggtAGACAGGCATTTCAGTGTTCTTATATTCATTTTTAGCTAATTTCTCTACTAAAACATACTATCTTTCGCACTCAGACTTTTGAATAGACAATTTACAGGACTGAATGTtcatatgtgtatttgttttttctcttacaGAGGCAGTCCAATGCATCGCAGACGTTGTGCGACATCATTCGTCTAAGCCGAGACCAAGCCAATCAGCTCCAAGAGATTTCACAGCCTGACCCTTTGCTGACTGTGCTGGAGTCGtaagtcagacagacacacacacacacacacacacacacacacacacacacacacacacacacacacacacacacacacacacNNNNNNNNNNNNNNNNNNNNNNNNNNNNNNNNNNNNNNNNNNNNNNNNNNNNNNNNNNNNNNNNNNNNNNNNNNNNNNNNNNNNNNNNNNNNNNNNNNNNatctgtaaagtgtcttgagataactcttgttatgaattgatactataaataaaattgaattgaattgaattgaatgtatgACAAAACTGCTGAAACTTCAGACTGTTGTTTTCTCAATTCCTCTATGTCCTACATTTGTCTTACTTTTAGCGAAATCCCATGCTGACTACTCTCGGTGTGCTGGAGGAACCATTAGGGAACACGCGTCTGCATGTAGCCCGACTGGTGGCCTCTCTGCTGTATACCAGCTCTGCTAGCCACGCGGTCGTAGCACAGGAACTCTGCCGACTCAATACAATGGACCTGCTACTGGTGAGATAAGCAATGGATTTTCAGAGCGCAATGTTGAGGAAGTGATACATGTTAAATGTCCcaattttttaaaacctttttcaggACTTGTTCTTCAAGTATACATGGAACAACTTTCTGCACCTTCAAGTGGAGCTTTGTGTTGCTGCCATCCTCCGGCCCTGTGCACATGAAATGAGACTTCCGCCTGGCTTGGGATCCCAGGAAAATGTTGAGCCTCAACAATATGCTTCACAAGAGCAGGCTTTGACTGAAACCCCTTCTGAACCTTCAGTCACCCCTGAAAACTCTGCACACAATCTAATGGTGACTCATGTAGGTGTCTCTGCTTGTGTCTGAAGCAAGAGGCTTAAATGGCATTGCATCTACTGAAAAAGCCCAGGTGGTGGTTCATTATGATTATTATCTTTGTCTCTCTAAAGTTGTTCCAGCACTGCCACCTTGTCCAGAGGATTCTGGAGGCTTGGGAAGAGaatgaaaaaatacagtaagGAACTTAATGGCTTGCTATTGTTTTTGCTCACAGACTGTAGCCTATGGGGTAAGTGTGGTACTTCTGTTTCAGGTCAGAAGGTGGTATGAGAAGAGGGTACATGGGACATCTGACCAGGATTGCCAACACAGTAGTCCACAACCTGGAGAAAGGCCCGGTTCACACACAGATTAGTAGCCTCATCACAGGTGTGTGTACATTCCCATTCCTATGTGAAAGAAAGTAGGAATTTACACAATTGCCAATCAACTGACATTTTGCTTTCTtaatgctgctgtttttttatgtaggGTTGCCAGAGGACTACAGAGGGCGCTGGGAAACCTTTGTAGACCAGACCCTGTCGGAGACTAATAGGAAGAACACCATAGATctggtaaacacacaaacatatgctCACATGCATTATTGAATAGTTGTTTGTTATACAAAAGAACTTAAACTTCCTTTGCAATGGTTTTTCCATGTCCAGATTGGCACTGGAAGCCCACGCCCTTCCTCAGAGGATGATATGGAGAGCCCCTTCCCTAAAGAACTGACACTACAGCAGGTACACATACAtaagcacacagagacacaaacaataTTGAGGGCTTCTGTTATCAGAAATGGTTATCTAATTCCAGTGTGTTTTAGGCTTTTTCAGACTACCAGATCCAACAGATGACAGCTAACTTTGTGGATCAGTTTGGCTTTAACGATGAGGAGTTCACTGATCATGACGACAGCATTGGGTAAATGAACTGATATTCCTCTCTGTATGACAGTGAATTGAACTATTGTTATTTGAGTGATTTCTACTTCTATGGCAGGGCAACGTTTGACCGAATTGCAGAGATCAATATCAATATCGATGCAGGCCAGGACACTGTGAGTTCATTTAGAttatttacacaaatgtatttGCTCATTTGTGCCATTAAGTGTGTCTGTAATGCCTTGTAAGTGTCTTTTGTTAATTCTTAAAGAAGCATTAATGAATCTTTTGGCCACTAGGggacataataaaaataatcaaaacaaccaCATCATTCAGGTCAACCTAATCTTAGCATATGTTATGCAGCATTAGGAATATCAATGTATACTGACTAAACTTGATACATTTACTATGTCCACCTGTTCTTTGCAGGCTAATACAGCTGTGTTTGAGGCCTGTTCCAAGGAGAGGATTCATCcctttgatgatgatgaagaggacatttgggaggagaaagagataaACTTTGCAACACAAACCAAGTCTCGTAACAGGTAGGTGCACAACAGTAAATACAGATGCTAACAATGCTCTGGATTTTATTCCAGCACTATGCTTGAAGTTGGGAATTATGTATGTGACATAATTGCCCTTGCTCAACCAAACGTACTAAAACGTTTTGTTTGATTCAAGGTTTGGTGGGTCACGATCATCCCAGAGCCCAGCAGCCAATAAAGATTGTGATAGGACAGCAGCTTCTGGCACTGAGGTGTCTGACAGAGCAGCAGACTCAGACTCTGAGGAAGGAGAGGATCCTAAAGATTACCTGGATCCTTTCTCAAACCAGGGCCAGACCGAGGCAACAAAGAGTGAGATATATTATATTCTACGGTAATGTATAATTGTTTAGCCCTATATGTTAGGGCTAAAGCAGGTTTTAACCATGTGTGTGGTGCTTTTCACACTCAGACACTGGCTGGATAGCAGACTTTGGGGATGTGAACTCAAAGGCTCCTGCACCAGGAGGAGGCTTTTCTGCCTGGGACACGCCAGCCTCCCAACCAGCTGCCGCAGAGGCAGAGGAGAAAGGATGGGCCAAGTTCACTGACTTCCAGCCTTTCTGTTGGTGAGTCTGATTATGGTCTAGCATGAGGAGCTTATTTGGAAAATTGCATCTTAAAGCTTTGTTTTGATGAACTGCTGATATGATGTATAGTATACACTACTTTTAGTAACTAAatcaaagaatacaaaaaaagaattgtgtgaTCCcgttgtttctctctcttctcaattacctatttttcCCTCAGAAACCATTGGTAATTTTGTAATGTCAGTCACAAATCTTGTGGGGGGCATAATGCAGGTTTGCATCAATATCTGGCATTTCTTTACAGCTTAAAGTTAAACAAATAGAATTTTCGAACCTTGTTGGACCCATTGTCCCAAAAAGCATTCctatagttctttttttttaaagaattaaacTTTTTTGCACAGGCAACCATACCCACACTATAATAGGGATAAATTCACCCTTAAATTACAATGACTGTGGGTCTGTAGTATTAGCTTTGCTGGATTTTCTGCATGTTTACTTATTTGTGTAACTTATGCCCCCAGCTCTGAAACAGGCCCCAGATGCAGCTCACCTGTGGACTCTGAGCTCAGCGGATCTGGCAACACCAAATCAAACCAGAACCGTAAGTTGCTCCAGCGTGGCACAATCAACTACATAGTCAatgggctttaaaaaaaagaaattcagtcACATGatcattttttcaactttttaattatttcaaagtTGACAATTGCAAATACAGACTTAATaccacaatacatttttcattcttgTATTCAAATTAATATAAGAAAATGATAAACAGTCAAAGAGTAGTAAGTGAAGTAAGTTTACTCTTTAATCAAAAAGTACAAACACATCATTCATGAAAAGTCACAATTTCGTAACAAATTTATTTCCTCTGAATTAGAACGCAAACATCTTTTAGTTGGCCAACTGCTGAGATAATGTGATGAAGTGAGATAAGGTCATAGAGTCATATGACCCAATCCTACAGTATATGCATTTGGCAGCTCATTACTGCTACCTCTTAATCTCTTATTTCTGAGATGAGTTGACCTTAAGGGAACTGAGTGTACATCCACGTTCAAGTCAGAGGATttcttctccctcgctctccgCAGCatgtgtgtggagtgtgtgcgTGGCGAGAAAAGCTCCACTGGTGGCATCAGACAGCTCTTCCTCCAGCAGCTCAGAGAGCGATgaggaagaaggaaagaagaagtcTGCAGCAGGCGAAATGGTCACCAAAGAGACCATCACCACAGGGGCTGGCAAGGAGACAATTCGGCTCACAGTGGACGCAAAAAATGAAAGGGCAGTCTTCAGCAGGTAGACACGCTCCCATACAAATGATGTGCAGCTGCTCTGTCTTGATTGGTTCAGCGTGTCCCCCTTCTCCTATTGTAGTGTTGTAAGTGCTTTTATAGAGCCCTTCTTCCCCTTTCCTACCCACAAAACCTTCCCCCACAATTTTACCTCcacctctctgtttttcttctgataTTGCCCTCCTCCTGTCTGTTCCCTCCTTTCTCATCTCCCCTTGACTCCAGAGTATTCAGACCAGCAGTCAGACGGTATGTTGTGCTTGAGGTCCTTTTCTATGGAGTGCGGAATGCGTTCCTGAAATTGTAAAAGGATTTAAAGAGCCATCATAAGCACAGATGTgccacatgtttttgtttgctcGTTGCATTTAACAGGATGTGATGTAACAATTCCTTGCCATAATTCGTGACAAGCCTAATTCATCacaaaaaatctaataaagCACAACAAGTAGCTTGTAGAGAACCTACCTCTGTTTGGATGCAAGGCTTATCCTTTATTCCAGACGATGACCTCTGGCATTAAACAGTCCACTCAGCAGTGGCCTGTTATCTTATGAAGTTAAACTTAAAGGTGACAGCAGTGGATAACTATTCACTGTGGTTTTATGATACAGATCATGCTTGGCTCAGTCATTACATTAATAAAGCCAAAGttgatatgatttttttttctttcagagcaCCCACACTACTAACAGAATGTCAGACAGCATGCTTTGAACAGAAGTTGCTACCAATCCAGCATATCAACATTCTAACAAATCAACACATTAGCAAGTTACTAACAAACCGTGCATCTACAAGCATTATACAATTAAATAGATCCTACTTGGAATCTTGAGAGTAACTACCTGAGCACAAACCTTAGCAGCTGTGTGCCTTACTCACTTTGATTTTGGTCAGTCCCAGCCAGCTATATTTTGGCAGTAATAGAAGAGTGGATACACACGCTGCTGTACCCACTGGGCTTGGTAACGGCCAGTGTGGACACCTGAAAGCAGACAACTGTGGTAATATTTAGCCTATAGCAGAAAGTATCATCTGCAGTTAGTTCTGTTAAATTGACAATCCCTGGCTAATCCCACAAGTTAGTTAcagctttatttgttgttttttgcagcgAAGCAGATAAGGTACCGGTAGAGGGACTCTCCATCAAGGACAAGAAGAAAGGCAATGAGAAAGAAAGCGAAAAGGGAAAGAAACACGAAGACTGTCCCAATCCAACTACCACCAGTCCAACTAAGCAGTCAGCTGCTGTCAcacagtaagtgtgtgtctgtatacaGCTGAATAAAGCAGGCGTGAGATCaccatataaaaacaaatacttcaAATCCTTGGTCAAACACCTCCCAAGAACAAATTTGGGTGGTGCCAGAAGTATCAGTGTAAATTATATCAAAAACCTTGGCAGATAAAATTAAACTTGTCTGAATTTTCTTTATCCTGTgtatcttaaaaacaaaattttgtaatgttttttttttttctttaaccttaCAGAGAGAC contains:
- the ppp6r2b gene encoding serine/threonine-protein phosphatase 6 regulatory subunit 2, producing the protein MFWKFDLHTSSHLEALLDKDDVTLIELMNEEDVLQECKAQNRRLLLFLCQNQCMQDLVRMITTEPPAGVEETKRFKYPNIACELLTCDVGVINDKLGNEEPLLETLYAFLEQPSPLNPLLASFFSKTIGNLITRKTEQVISFLRQKDGFLSLVLKHIDTSAMMDVLLRLISCVEPPPLRLETLIWLNEEKLAQRLVELIHPERDEERQSNASQTLCDIIRLSRDQANQLQEISQPDPLLTVLESRNPMLTTLGVLEEPLGNTRLHVARLVASLLYTSSASHAVVAQELCRLNTMDLLLDLFFKYTWNNFLHLQVELCVAAILRPCAHEMRLPPGLGSQENVEPQQYASQEQALTETPSEPSVTPENSAHNLMVTHLFQHCHLVQRILEAWEENEKIQSEGGMRRGYMGHLTRIANTVVHNLEKGPVHTQISSLITGLPEDYRGRWETFVDQTLSETNRKNTIDLIGTGSPRPSSEDDMESPFPKELTLQQAFSDYQIQQMTANFVDQFGFNDEEFTDHDDSIGATFDRIAEININIDAGQDTANTAVFEACSKERIHPFDDDEEDIWEEKEINFATQTKSRNRFGGSRSSQSPAANKDCDRTAASGTEVSDRAADSDSEEGEDPKDYLDPFSNQGQTEATKNTGWIADFGDVNSKAPAPGGGFSAWDTPASQPAAAEAEEKGWAKFTDFQPFCCSETGPRCSSPVDSELSGSGNTKSNQNPCVWSVCVARKAPLVASDSSSSSSSESDEEEGKKKSAAGEMVTKETITTGAGKETIRLTVDAKNERAVFSRVFRPAVRREADKVPVEGLSIKDKKKGNEKESEKGKKHEDCPNPTTTSPTKQSAAVTQETQPSANGPA